A region of Carassius auratus strain Wakin unplaced genomic scaffold, ASM336829v1 scaf_tig00215198, whole genome shotgun sequence DNA encodes the following proteins:
- the LOC113093887 gene encoding protein NLRC3-like isoform X1 — MMASVEELLLKSLEELGKEDLKKFQWYLKKHDRISASEMEDADRLKTVDKLVACFGPEEAVKITVGILKKMGMNNLAVLLEKKHKQAQAEGNMKTTYSAGDHSKEIQADKSPVQISRSAQPGANVVEVKAETGASVKAPVFAGSTITGTVNLYSSPTAGNGATEDSKATHNDFTKILKDKLKQHCEQILVGNSQTGENKYLDDIYTDLYVVENQTGGRMNEHEVRQIESNHNRLTAKDAPIQCNDMFKDHMGRQNRKVLTVGIAGVGKTISVNKFILDWAKGKENQDIVFVFPLPFRELNLIKKEYSLMGLLNTYCFSGLKELTSLPEDCNKVMFIFDGLDECRFPLSFEEGDSFTDVNKKTTVSKIVTALIKRHLVPSALIWITSRPAAASLIPREYIDQVTEIRGFSDEQKEKYFIRNSSPEVAENIICHIRKFRSLYIMCHIPVFCWISLTVLQPLLVQESNGKTPTTLTGMYTNFLHSQKQQMKIKYCKDTKIKAKVMSFDEIILKLGKLAFKQLHKGNLIFYKEDLEACGLNVNEGSVYSGLCTRMFQEEKSISERNIYSFIHLSIQELLAALYVFFNNKNKKANPFLKSWKKLTCNLSRKPMFELHKAAVNEALQSKNGHLDLFLRFLLGLSVESNQTDLKELLPGLKLKAEDTKDSADYIKEKIEMEESTERTINLFHCLNELKDDFAEEFQKKLRSGKLSEQNLSSAQWSALVFVLLMSEETQEKFELKKYRRSDEALMRLLPVIKNTRRAL; from the exons ATGATGGCGTCTGTTGAAGAACTGCTTCTGAAGTCACTGGAGGAATTGGGAAAAGAAGATCTGAAGAAGTTTCAGTGGTACTTAAAGAAACATGACCGTATATCAGCATCTGAAATGGAGGATGCAGATCGGTTAAAAACAGTGGATAAGCTGGTGGCGTGTTTTGGACCAGAAGAAGCTGTGAAGATCACGGTCGGCATCCTGAAGAAGATGGGCATGAACAATCTGGCTGTTCTGCTGGAGAAAAAACACAAGCAAG cTCAGGCAGAAGGCAACATGAAGACAACCTATTCTGCTGGAGATCATTCAAAAGAGATACAGG cagATAAATCTCCAGTCCAGATAAGCCGCAGTGCTCAGCCTGGAGCCAATGTTGTTGAAGTGAAAGCTGAAACAGGTGCAAGTGTAAAAGCTCCTGTATTTGCTGGAAGCACCATCACTGGAACAGTAAACCTCTACAGCTCACCTACTGCAGGAAACG gcgcCACTGAGGACAGTAAAGCTACTCATAATGATTTCACAAAGATCTTGAAGGACAAGTTAAAACAGCACTGTGAGCAGATATTGGTTGGTAATTCACAGACGGGTGAAAATAAATACCTGGACGATATTTACACTGATTTATATGTGGTGGAGAATCAGACTGGAGGAAGAATGAATGAAcacgaggtgagacagattgaatcAAATCACAACAGACTGACTGCCAAGGATGCACCTATCCAGTGTAATGACATGTTCAAAGACCATATGGGTCGACAAAACAGAAAAGTGCTCACAGTGGGGATTGCAGGAGTGGGAAAAACTATCTCTGTCAATAAATTCATCCTTGACTGGGCTAAAGGAAAGGAAAATCAAGATATAGTCTTCGTTTTTCCACTCCCATTCCgtgaactgaatttgattaaAAAGGAGTACAGTCTCATGGGATTGCTTAACACATACTGCTTTAGTGGCCTTAAAGAGCTGACATCTCTTCCTGAAGATTGCAATAAGGTCATGTTCATATTTGATGGGCTGGATGAATGTCGCTTCCCTTTGAGCTTTGAAGAGGGCGACAGCTTTACAGATGTTAATAAGAAAACAACAGTGAGTAAGATAGTTACAGCCCTAATCAAGAGACATCTggttccctctgctctcatctggatcacatccagaccagcagcagccagtCTGATACCCCGAGAATACATTGATCAGgtgacagagatacgaggattcagTGATGAGCAGAAAGAGAAGTACTTCATCAGAAACAGCAGTCCTGAGGTTGCTGAAAACATTATCTGTCACATCAGAAAATTCAGAAGTCTGtacatcatgtgtcacatcccgGTCTTTTGCTGGATCTCTCTCACTGTTCTTCAGCCTCTGCTGGTTCAAGAGAGCAATGGCAAAACACCCACAACCCTCACAGGGATGTACACAAACTTTTTACATTCTCAGAAGCagcagatgaaaataaaatattgcaaggATACTAAAATTAAAGCTAAAGTCATGTCTTTTGATGAGATTATTCTCAAACTTGGGAAACTGGCCTTTAAACAACTACATAAAGgtaatctgattttctacaaagaAGATCTTGAGGCGTGTGGACTAAATGTCAATGAAGGGTCTGTGTACTCTGGGTTATGCACCCGGATGTTTCAGGAGGAAAAATCTATATCAGAGAGAAACATTTACAGCTTCATACATCTCAGCATCCAGGAATTACTTGCTGCTCTCTATgtcttttttaataacaaaaacaagaaaGCAAACCCATTTCTTAAATCCTGGAAAAAACTGACATGTAATCTGTCCAGAAAGCCAATGTTTGAACTTCATAAAGCTGCAGTCAATGAGGCTTTACAAAGTAAGAATGGACACCTGGACCTATTCCTCCGATTCCTCCTGGGTCTTTCAGTGGAGTCCAATCAGACAGACCTGAAGGAACTACTGCCAGGACTGAAGCTGAAAGCAGAGGACACCAAAGACAGTGCTGACTATATCAAAGAGAAAATCGAGATGGAGGAATCAACAGAGAGGaccatcaatctgttccactgtctgaatgaactgaaagaTGACTTTGCAGAGGAATTCCAGAAGAAGCTGCGCTCTGGAAAACTTTCAGAGCAGAATCTCTCTTCTGCTCAGTGGTCAGCTCTGGTGTTTGTGCTCCTCATGTCAGAAGAGACTCAGGAGAAGTTTGAACTGAAGAAATACAGAAGATCTGATGAAGCACTGATGAGACTGCTGCCAGTCATCAAAAACACCAGAAGAGCACTGTAA
- the LOC113093887 gene encoding protein NLRC3-like isoform X2, with amino-acid sequence MMASVEELLLKSLEELGKEDLKKFQWYLKKHDRISASEMEDADRLKTVDKLVACFGPEEAVKITVGILKKMGMNNLAVLLEKKHKQAQAEGNMKTTYSAGDHSKEIQDKSPVQISRSAQPGANVVEVKAETGASVKAPVFAGSTITGTVNLYSSPTAGNGATEDSKATHNDFTKILKDKLKQHCEQILVGNSQTGENKYLDDIYTDLYVVENQTGGRMNEHEVRQIESNHNRLTAKDAPIQCNDMFKDHMGRQNRKVLTVGIAGVGKTISVNKFILDWAKGKENQDIVFVFPLPFRELNLIKKEYSLMGLLNTYCFSGLKELTSLPEDCNKVMFIFDGLDECRFPLSFEEGDSFTDVNKKTTVSKIVTALIKRHLVPSALIWITSRPAAASLIPREYIDQVTEIRGFSDEQKEKYFIRNSSPEVAENIICHIRKFRSLYIMCHIPVFCWISLTVLQPLLVQESNGKTPTTLTGMYTNFLHSQKQQMKIKYCKDTKIKAKVMSFDEIILKLGKLAFKQLHKGNLIFYKEDLEACGLNVNEGSVYSGLCTRMFQEEKSISERNIYSFIHLSIQELLAALYVFFNNKNKKANPFLKSWKKLTCNLSRKPMFELHKAAVNEALQSKNGHLDLFLRFLLGLSVESNQTDLKELLPGLKLKAEDTKDSADYIKEKIEMEESTERTINLFHCLNELKDDFAEEFQKKLRSGKLSEQNLSSAQWSALVFVLLMSEETQEKFELKKYRRSDEALMRLLPVIKNTRRAL; translated from the exons ATGATGGCGTCTGTTGAAGAACTGCTTCTGAAGTCACTGGAGGAATTGGGAAAAGAAGATCTGAAGAAGTTTCAGTGGTACTTAAAGAAACATGACCGTATATCAGCATCTGAAATGGAGGATGCAGATCGGTTAAAAACAGTGGATAAGCTGGTGGCGTGTTTTGGACCAGAAGAAGCTGTGAAGATCACGGTCGGCATCCTGAAGAAGATGGGCATGAACAATCTGGCTGTTCTGCTGGAGAAAAAACACAAGCAAG cTCAGGCAGAAGGCAACATGAAGACAACCTATTCTGCTGGAGATCATTCAAAAGAGATACAGG ATAAATCTCCAGTCCAGATAAGCCGCAGTGCTCAGCCTGGAGCCAATGTTGTTGAAGTGAAAGCTGAAACAGGTGCAAGTGTAAAAGCTCCTGTATTTGCTGGAAGCACCATCACTGGAACAGTAAACCTCTACAGCTCACCTACTGCAGGAAACG gcgcCACTGAGGACAGTAAAGCTACTCATAATGATTTCACAAAGATCTTGAAGGACAAGTTAAAACAGCACTGTGAGCAGATATTGGTTGGTAATTCACAGACGGGTGAAAATAAATACCTGGACGATATTTACACTGATTTATATGTGGTGGAGAATCAGACTGGAGGAAGAATGAATGAAcacgaggtgagacagattgaatcAAATCACAACAGACTGACTGCCAAGGATGCACCTATCCAGTGTAATGACATGTTCAAAGACCATATGGGTCGACAAAACAGAAAAGTGCTCACAGTGGGGATTGCAGGAGTGGGAAAAACTATCTCTGTCAATAAATTCATCCTTGACTGGGCTAAAGGAAAGGAAAATCAAGATATAGTCTTCGTTTTTCCACTCCCATTCCgtgaactgaatttgattaaAAAGGAGTACAGTCTCATGGGATTGCTTAACACATACTGCTTTAGTGGCCTTAAAGAGCTGACATCTCTTCCTGAAGATTGCAATAAGGTCATGTTCATATTTGATGGGCTGGATGAATGTCGCTTCCCTTTGAGCTTTGAAGAGGGCGACAGCTTTACAGATGTTAATAAGAAAACAACAGTGAGTAAGATAGTTACAGCCCTAATCAAGAGACATCTggttccctctgctctcatctggatcacatccagaccagcagcagccagtCTGATACCCCGAGAATACATTGATCAGgtgacagagatacgaggattcagTGATGAGCAGAAAGAGAAGTACTTCATCAGAAACAGCAGTCCTGAGGTTGCTGAAAACATTATCTGTCACATCAGAAAATTCAGAAGTCTGtacatcatgtgtcacatcccgGTCTTTTGCTGGATCTCTCTCACTGTTCTTCAGCCTCTGCTGGTTCAAGAGAGCAATGGCAAAACACCCACAACCCTCACAGGGATGTACACAAACTTTTTACATTCTCAGAAGCagcagatgaaaataaaatattgcaaggATACTAAAATTAAAGCTAAAGTCATGTCTTTTGATGAGATTATTCTCAAACTTGGGAAACTGGCCTTTAAACAACTACATAAAGgtaatctgattttctacaaagaAGATCTTGAGGCGTGTGGACTAAATGTCAATGAAGGGTCTGTGTACTCTGGGTTATGCACCCGGATGTTTCAGGAGGAAAAATCTATATCAGAGAGAAACATTTACAGCTTCATACATCTCAGCATCCAGGAATTACTTGCTGCTCTCTATgtcttttttaataacaaaaacaagaaaGCAAACCCATTTCTTAAATCCTGGAAAAAACTGACATGTAATCTGTCCAGAAAGCCAATGTTTGAACTTCATAAAGCTGCAGTCAATGAGGCTTTACAAAGTAAGAATGGACACCTGGACCTATTCCTCCGATTCCTCCTGGGTCTTTCAGTGGAGTCCAATCAGACAGACCTGAAGGAACTACTGCCAGGACTGAAGCTGAAAGCAGAGGACACCAAAGACAGTGCTGACTATATCAAAGAGAAAATCGAGATGGAGGAATCAACAGAGAGGaccatcaatctgttccactgtctgaatgaactgaaagaTGACTTTGCAGAGGAATTCCAGAAGAAGCTGCGCTCTGGAAAACTTTCAGAGCAGAATCTCTCTTCTGCTCAGTGGTCAGCTCTGGTGTTTGTGCTCCTCATGTCAGAAGAGACTCAGGAGAAGTTTGAACTGAAGAAATACAGAAGATCTGATGAAGCACTGATGAGACTGCTGCCAGTCATCAAAAACACCAGAAGAGCACTGTAA
- the LOC113093887 gene encoding protein NLRC3-like isoform X3 gives MMASVEELLLKSLEELGKEDLKKFQWYLKKHDRISASEMEDADRLKTVDKLVACFGPEEAVKITVGILKKMGMNNLAVLLEKKHKQDKSPVQISRSAQPGANVVEVKAETGASVKAPVFAGSTITGTVNLYSSPTAGNGATEDSKATHNDFTKILKDKLKQHCEQILVGNSQTGENKYLDDIYTDLYVVENQTGGRMNEHEVRQIESNHNRLTAKDAPIQCNDMFKDHMGRQNRKVLTVGIAGVGKTISVNKFILDWAKGKENQDIVFVFPLPFRELNLIKKEYSLMGLLNTYCFSGLKELTSLPEDCNKVMFIFDGLDECRFPLSFEEGDSFTDVNKKTTVSKIVTALIKRHLVPSALIWITSRPAAASLIPREYIDQVTEIRGFSDEQKEKYFIRNSSPEVAENIICHIRKFRSLYIMCHIPVFCWISLTVLQPLLVQESNGKTPTTLTGMYTNFLHSQKQQMKIKYCKDTKIKAKVMSFDEIILKLGKLAFKQLHKGNLIFYKEDLEACGLNVNEGSVYSGLCTRMFQEEKSISERNIYSFIHLSIQELLAALYVFFNNKNKKANPFLKSWKKLTCNLSRKPMFELHKAAVNEALQSKNGHLDLFLRFLLGLSVESNQTDLKELLPGLKLKAEDTKDSADYIKEKIEMEESTERTINLFHCLNELKDDFAEEFQKKLRSGKLSEQNLSSAQWSALVFVLLMSEETQEKFELKKYRRSDEALMRLLPVIKNTRRAL, from the exons ATGATGGCGTCTGTTGAAGAACTGCTTCTGAAGTCACTGGAGGAATTGGGAAAAGAAGATCTGAAGAAGTTTCAGTGGTACTTAAAGAAACATGACCGTATATCAGCATCTGAAATGGAGGATGCAGATCGGTTAAAAACAGTGGATAAGCTGGTGGCGTGTTTTGGACCAGAAGAAGCTGTGAAGATCACGGTCGGCATCCTGAAGAAGATGGGCATGAACAATCTGGCTGTTCTGCTGGAGAAAAAACACAAGCAAG ATAAATCTCCAGTCCAGATAAGCCGCAGTGCTCAGCCTGGAGCCAATGTTGTTGAAGTGAAAGCTGAAACAGGTGCAAGTGTAAAAGCTCCTGTATTTGCTGGAAGCACCATCACTGGAACAGTAAACCTCTACAGCTCACCTACTGCAGGAAACG gcgcCACTGAGGACAGTAAAGCTACTCATAATGATTTCACAAAGATCTTGAAGGACAAGTTAAAACAGCACTGTGAGCAGATATTGGTTGGTAATTCACAGACGGGTGAAAATAAATACCTGGACGATATTTACACTGATTTATATGTGGTGGAGAATCAGACTGGAGGAAGAATGAATGAAcacgaggtgagacagattgaatcAAATCACAACAGACTGACTGCCAAGGATGCACCTATCCAGTGTAATGACATGTTCAAAGACCATATGGGTCGACAAAACAGAAAAGTGCTCACAGTGGGGATTGCAGGAGTGGGAAAAACTATCTCTGTCAATAAATTCATCCTTGACTGGGCTAAAGGAAAGGAAAATCAAGATATAGTCTTCGTTTTTCCACTCCCATTCCgtgaactgaatttgattaaAAAGGAGTACAGTCTCATGGGATTGCTTAACACATACTGCTTTAGTGGCCTTAAAGAGCTGACATCTCTTCCTGAAGATTGCAATAAGGTCATGTTCATATTTGATGGGCTGGATGAATGTCGCTTCCCTTTGAGCTTTGAAGAGGGCGACAGCTTTACAGATGTTAATAAGAAAACAACAGTGAGTAAGATAGTTACAGCCCTAATCAAGAGACATCTggttccctctgctctcatctggatcacatccagaccagcagcagccagtCTGATACCCCGAGAATACATTGATCAGgtgacagagatacgaggattcagTGATGAGCAGAAAGAGAAGTACTTCATCAGAAACAGCAGTCCTGAGGTTGCTGAAAACATTATCTGTCACATCAGAAAATTCAGAAGTCTGtacatcatgtgtcacatcccgGTCTTTTGCTGGATCTCTCTCACTGTTCTTCAGCCTCTGCTGGTTCAAGAGAGCAATGGCAAAACACCCACAACCCTCACAGGGATGTACACAAACTTTTTACATTCTCAGAAGCagcagatgaaaataaaatattgcaaggATACTAAAATTAAAGCTAAAGTCATGTCTTTTGATGAGATTATTCTCAAACTTGGGAAACTGGCCTTTAAACAACTACATAAAGgtaatctgattttctacaaagaAGATCTTGAGGCGTGTGGACTAAATGTCAATGAAGGGTCTGTGTACTCTGGGTTATGCACCCGGATGTTTCAGGAGGAAAAATCTATATCAGAGAGAAACATTTACAGCTTCATACATCTCAGCATCCAGGAATTACTTGCTGCTCTCTATgtcttttttaataacaaaaacaagaaaGCAAACCCATTTCTTAAATCCTGGAAAAAACTGACATGTAATCTGTCCAGAAAGCCAATGTTTGAACTTCATAAAGCTGCAGTCAATGAGGCTTTACAAAGTAAGAATGGACACCTGGACCTATTCCTCCGATTCCTCCTGGGTCTTTCAGTGGAGTCCAATCAGACAGACCTGAAGGAACTACTGCCAGGACTGAAGCTGAAAGCAGAGGACACCAAAGACAGTGCTGACTATATCAAAGAGAAAATCGAGATGGAGGAATCAACAGAGAGGaccatcaatctgttccactgtctgaatgaactgaaagaTGACTTTGCAGAGGAATTCCAGAAGAAGCTGCGCTCTGGAAAACTTTCAGAGCAGAATCTCTCTTCTGCTCAGTGGTCAGCTCTGGTGTTTGTGCTCCTCATGTCAGAAGAGACTCAGGAGAAGTTTGAACTGAAGAAATACAGAAGATCTGATGAAGCACTGATGAGACTGCTGCCAGTCATCAAAAACACCAGAAGAGCACTGTAA